Proteins from a genomic interval of Colletotrichum higginsianum IMI 349063 chromosome 6, whole genome shotgun sequence:
- a CDS encoding Malonyl CoA-acyl carrier protein transacylase — protein sequence MITPWLEAFPRTAKPIIEEIDHYMGFKLSDIIAEGPSKLLTRTPNAQPAIMATSILILRILEREFDFDITKRVDVTLGHSLGEFAALVAGGYLEFEDSLYLVRKRAEAMAEATRRAVDEYGGEYGMVAIVTEPEYLGPLIAAIHDFVGHSSAGSKGDSSEDVPPIEQVLIANINSKNQIVLSGNIERIKTLSTHVRQFLGHDPRAVRLNSDSPFHSPLMKPAVGVVRSILSKKSRVKGHEGNDIVTFPGRLPCVSNVSARPFESKEDVKDLLARQCLETVRWWDSIKYLDQEEKVRRWIGIGPGKVGRNLVGKEVGMRGKDSVKGGGVWGITDPSEIEEMLKGLDETEKVSEDEIG from the coding sequence ATGATAACACCATGGCTCGAGGCGTTCCCGCGGACGGCAAAGCCCATCATCGAGGAAATTGACCACTACATGGGCTTCAAGCTATCCGACATCATTGCCGAGGGCCCCAGCAAGCTGTTGACCAGGACGCCCAACGCCCAGCccgccatcatggcgacCTCGATCCTGATCCTCCGCATCCTCGAGCGCGAGTTCGACTTTGACATCACCAAGCGCGTCGACGTGACGCTGGGTCACTCCCTCGGCGAATTCGCCGCGCTGGTGGCCGGCGGCTACCTCGAGTTCGAGGACAGCCTGTACCTGGTGCGCAAACGggccgaggccatggcggaGGCGACGcggcgcgccgtcgacgagtaCGGCGGCGAGTACGGCATGGTGGCCATCGTCACAGAGCCCGAGTATCTAGGCCCGCTGATCGCGGCGATTCACGATTTTGTGGGCCACTCAAGCGCCGGGTCCAAGGGCGACAGCTCCGAGGACGTACCGCCCATCGAGCAAGTGCtcatcgccaacatcaacagcAAGAACCAGATCGTGCTGAGCGGCAATATTGAGCGCATCAAGACGCTCTCGACGCACGTGCGGCAGTTCCTCGGCCACGACCCGCGGGCCGTGAGGTTAAACAGCGACAGCCCATTCCACAGCCCGCTCATGAAGCCCGCCGTCGGGGTGGTGAGGAGCATACTCTCGAAAAAGAGCCGCGTCAAGGGGCACGAGGGGAACGACATTGTCACGTTTCCGGGGAGGTTGCCGTGCGTAAGCAACGTGAGCGCGCGGCCGTTCGAGAGCAAGGAGGACGTAAAAGACCTTCTGGCACGGCAGTGTCTAGAGACGGTGCGGTGGTGGGACAGCATCAAGTACCTCGACCAAGAGGAGAAGGTGAGGCGGTGGATCGGTATCGGGCCCGGCAAGGTCGGGCGGAATCTGGTTGGCAAAGAGGTGGGCATGAGGGGCAAGGACTCggtcaagggcggcggcgtctgggGCATCACGGACCCGAGCGAGATCGAGGAGATGCTCAAGGGGCTGGATGAGACGGAGAAGGTCTCGGAGGACGAGATTGGCTGA
- a CDS encoding Adaptor complexes medium subunit family protein: MMNGVIEALHIYDEHNHAILSHTYTSRPLSAQHLLPLYLEHPAPRPNLIYLPNTNPPTLVFSLNHANLLFLATSSSEIEPLLVLEFVHRIIDVFEEFLGAPLLAHKIESNYDVVAQLLNEMCDAGTISTTEPNALRDLVEVEGWVGKLLGSINLPGKPGNFGTGFANPSAPSLIAQNTPALPWRRANVRHTSNEMYSDIVETLTVTLAPSGRPLAAFANGTIAFTCKVSGMPDIVMTLTSPSGKHNLAGFMDLPVFHPCVRLARWKERPGELSFIPPDGRFILASYEVDLLPFTNGKSGSLSANNLKLPVNIEMKTGLGPLGSDFEVRLHVNRVLGASGPSAASQYGRGGGGAGRGFGGPHPGTPSSPLMEDLVVTVPLPAEVRNLSELRPSKGDASFNPSERVLEWHVPTKELSTGTSYFGLRCTVVGQLVDEDEDELDPNGFGFGKAYGYDEPYQSSPVQAKKPTENADDEKDAKRVAQNKMLMPSSASVSFSVKGWLPSGLKVESIMLDPRKSKGLGEGVKPYKGVKYLTVSKGGVETRC; encoded by the exons ATGATGAACGGCGTTATTGAAGCGCTGCACATTTACGATGAGCACAA CCATGCCATCCTGTCGCACACGTACACTTCCCGCCCGCTGTCGGCGCAacacctcctccccctttACCTAGAGCACCCCGCGCCGCGACCGAACCTGATCTACCTGCCGAACACGAATCCACCGACGCTCGTCTTCAGTCTCAACCACGCCAATCTCTTGTTTCtggcgacctcgtcctctGAAATCGAGCCCCTCCTCGTTCTCGAGTTCGTCCACCGCATCATCGACGTCTTCGAGGAGTTCCTTGGCGCCCCCTTGCTGGCGCACAAGATCGAGAGCAATTACGATGTCGTTGCGCAGCTTCTCAACGAGATGTGCGACGCCGGCACCATCAGCACGACCGAACCGAATGCGCTGAGGGACttggtggaggtggagggcTGGGTTGGCAAGCTGCTCGGCAGCATTAACCTGCCCGG GAAACCTGGTAATTTTGGCACAGGTTTTGCCAACCCGAGCGCGCCATCGTTGATCGCACAGAATACCCCGGCGTTGCCCTGGCGCAGAGCTAACGTCCGGCATACATCTAACGAGATGTACTCAGACATCGTCGAGACCCTGACAGTCACGCTCGCGCCCTCTGGGAGGCCGCTGGCAGCATTCGCAAATGGCACGATAGCCTTCACCTGCAAGGTTTCCGGTATGCCCGACATTGTCATGACCTTGACGAGTCCATCCGGAAAACACAACTTGGCGGGCTTCATGGACCTCCCCGTGTTCCACCCGTGTGTGCGCTTGGCCCGGTGGAAGGAGCGGCCGGGCGAGCTCAGCTTCATACCGCCAGACGGACGGTTCATCTTGGCCAGCTACGAGGTCGACCTCTTGCCATTCACAAATGGCAAGAGTGGCAGCCTGAGCGCGAACAACCTCAAGTTGCCTGTCAACATTGAGATGAAGACGGGTCTGGGCCCGCTGGGCTCCGACTTTGAGGTTCGACTACATGTGAACAGGGTACTAGGAGCAAGTGGCCCATCGGCAGCAAGCCAGTACGgacgaggcggaggcggagcaggtcgaggatTCGGAGGGCCCCATCCCGGcacaccatcatcaccgctTATGGAGGATCTTGTGGTGACAGTGCCCCTGCCGGCCGAGGTTAGGAACCTGTCAGAGCTGCGGCCAAGCAAAGGCGACGCGAGCTTCAACCCCAGTGAAAGGGTACTCGAATGGCATGTGCCCACAAAGGAGCTGTCTACCGGCACGTCCTACTTCGGTCTCAGATGTACCGTGGTAGGACAGctggtggacgaggacgaggatgagctTGACCCGAACGGTTTCGGTTTCGGGAAGGCGTACGGCTACGACGAGCCGTATCAGAGCAGTCCGGTCCaggcgaagaagccgacCGAGAatgccgatgacgagaagGACGCGAAGAGGGTGGCGCAAAACAAAATGCTGATGCCaagctcggcgtcggtcaGCTTCTCGGTCAAGGGGTGGCTGCCGAGCGGGCTCAAGGTGGAGAGCATCATGCTCGACCCGCGCAAAAGTaaaggcctcggcgagggcgtgaAGCCGTACAAGGGCGTCAAGTACCTAACAGTAAGCAAGGGCGGTGTAGAGACGCGGTGTTAG